CGTGATGGAGTTGTCGCGCTCCGGGGCTACGGCCATGGCGCGGCAAAAGGTTTTGGGAAAGGATGAATAAAAATGGAAAAATATTACGATAAAGATTGTAACTTGGCCGCTTTACAGGAAAAGACCGTTGCTGTGATCGGATACGGTAGCCAAGGGCATGCGCACGCCCTTAACTTACATGACAGCGGTGTGCCGGTTCTTGTTGGTCTGGCGCCGCAGAGCAAAAGCCGGGCGAAAGCGGAAGCCGCCGGCTTGACGGTAGCGGATGTGCCGGAAGCGGTTAAGCAGGCGGATGTGGTCATGGTCTTGGTGCCGGATGAAGTGATGGCGGACCTTTATGAAAAAGAAATTGCCCCTTATTTGCAGGACGGGATGCTCTTGATGTTTGCCCACGGCTTTAACATCCATTATGAATTCATCCAACCGGCAGCAGGGCTTGATGTGGCGATGGTGGCCCCGAAAGGACCGGGCCATAAGGTGCGGAGCCAATATCTGGAAGGCTGCGGGGTCCCTTCCTTGATTGCTGTTTACCAAAATGCCACCGGACAAGCTAAAAGCCTGGCCCTGGCTTATGCCTCGGCCATCGGTGCGGGCCGGGCAGGTATCCTGGAAACGTCTTTTAAAGAAGAAACGGAAACCGATTTGTTTGGCGAACAGGCCGTCTTGTGCGGGGGTGTGACCGAACTGATGAAGGTCGGCTTTGAAACCCTGGTGGAAGCCGGCTACGAACCGGAGATGGCCTATTTTGAATGCATCCATGAAATGAAGCTCATCGTCGACCTGATCATTGAAGGCGGCTTTGCCCGCATGCGCCATTCCATCTCTAATACAGCCGAATACGGGGACTACATCAGTGGC
This portion of the Peptococcus niger genome encodes:
- the ilvC gene encoding ketol-acid reductoisomerase — its product is MEKYYDKDCNLAALQEKTVAVIGYGSQGHAHALNLHDSGVPVLVGLAPQSKSRAKAEAAGLTVADVPEAVKQADVVMVLVPDEVMADLYEKEIAPYLQDGMLLMFAHGFNIHYEFIQPAAGLDVAMVAPKGPGHKVRSQYLEGCGVPSLIAVYQNATGQAKSLALAYASAIGAGRAGILETSFKEETETDLFGEQAVLCGGVTELMKVGFETLVEAGYEPEMAYFECIHEMKLIVDLIIEGGFARMRHSISNTAEYGDYISGEKVITDSARQAMQDILKDIQNGRFASDFMTEFSAGRKARFLASRRQAADHQLEAVGQDLRSMMSWLQEEA